In the Ornithinimicrobium pratense genome, GCCTGCTGGCCCGCCGCGGTCACCCCGTGCCGCAGGAGGTACTGGACCGCGACGTCACCCAGCCCTACGAGGCGCACGAGGGCGTGCTGGACGTCTTCGCCGCGGTCTACGACGCGCCGCACGAGCACTGGCTGGAGTACGAGTTGGCCGAGGAGCTCGTCGACGTGGAGGACAACTTCCAGGTATGGCGCTTCCGTCACCTCAAGACGGTCGAGCGGATCATCGGCTCCAAGCGCGGCACGGGCGGCAGCTCGGGGGTGCCCTTCCTGCGCCGGGCCCTGGACCTGACCTTCTTCCCCGAGCTCTACGACGTGCGCACCCGCCTCCAGGACGTCACGCCGGAGGGCTACCACGGGGGGACTAGCCGTGGCTGAGCACGCGCAGGGCACGGTCGACCACGTCGACCAGGTGCCGACCCGGGAGCTGGCGCGGGAGCTGGACGCGACCGACCCGTTGGCCGACTACGCCAGCTGCTTCGAGCGGGCCGAGGGCGTGCTCGCCTATTTCGACGGCAACTCCCTGGGCCGCCCCGTGGCCGGCACCGCGGAGGCGATGGCACAGTTCGTGCGGCACGACTGGGGCAGCAGGCTGATCCGGTCCTGGGACGAAGCGTGGATGCGCTGGCCGGAGGAGACCGGTGACCTGCTCGGTGCCGCCGCCCTCGGTGCCGCTGCCGGGCAGACCGTGGTCGCGGACTCCACGACCGTCCTGCTCTACAAGGTGCTGCGGGCACTGGTCGACCACCAGCTCGCCGTCGACCCGGGCCGCACCGAGCTCGTGCTGGACACCGACAACTTTCCGACCGACCGCTACGTGGCGCAGGGCGTGGCCGCTGAGCGCGGCCTGGTGCTGCGGTGGATCGACGTGGACACCGCCGCCGGTGTCACCGCCGACCAGGTCGCCGAGACGGTGGGCCCGAGGACGGGCGTCGTGCTGCTCTCGCACGTGGCCTACCGGTCCGGGTGGCTCGCCGACGCCGAGGCGATCACCGGGGTGGTGCACGAGGCCGGCGGGATGGTCCTGTGGGACACCTGCCACTCCGCGGGGTCGGTGCCGATCCACGCGGACAACTGGGCGTGGGACGCTGCCGTCGGGTGCAACTACAAGTACCTCAACGCAGGTCCCGGGGCGCCCGCGCACGCCTACCTGGCCAGCCGGCACCACGACATACCAACTTTGAGGCAGCCGATCCAGGGCTGGATGGGTCGCCGTGACCCGTTCCTCATGGAGGCCGGATATGTGCCGGCCCAAGGGATTCGGGCGCTGGTCAGCGGTACCCCACCGGTGGCCGGGATGGTCCCGCTACGGCTGGCCCTGCAGATGCTGCAGGAGGCGGGCATCGACGCGGTGCGGGCCAAGTCGTTGGCGCTGACCGACTTCGCTGCCCGGGTGGTCGCCGCGTGGCCGGAGGGGCTCGGGATCACGGTCGCCAGCCCGGCCGACCACGACCGCCGCGGGGGCCACCTCACCCTGCGCCACTCGGGCTTCGAGCAGGTCAACGCCCGGCTCTGGGCACGTGGCGTGATCCCCGACTTCCGCGCGCCGGACGGGCTGCGCCTCGGGCTGGCGCCGTTGTCGACGACGTTTGTCGAGGTGTGGGACGGGCTGGTCGCGGTCCGGGAGGAGCTGGAGCGGGTCTAGGCCACGCGCTCGGGCCCGCAGGCTACCCTTCGACGGTGAGCGAGGATCCCACGCACTTCGACCTGGTCATCATCGGCAGCGGCTCCGGCAACTCCCTGGTCACCCCCGAGTTCGACCTGCTCCGCACGGCGGTCGTCGACCGGGGAGTCGGGAGCGAGGACGCCTTCGGCGGCACGTGCCTCAACGTGGGCTGCATCCCCACCAAGATGTTCGTGCACACCGCCGACATCGCCGCCACCATCACCGACGCGGCCCGGTTCGGGGTCGACGCGACGTTGGAGGGGGTGCGCTGGCGGGACATCCGCGACCGGGTCTTCGGCCGCATCGACGCGATCAGCGAAGGTGGGCGCGAGTACCGGCGGGACGCCGAACACACCGAGGCCTACCTGGGGCACGCCCGCTTTGTCGGGGACCGCGAGCTCGAGGTGCACATCACCACCCCTGGCGGCAGCCATGAGGTCGGCAGCAGGCACCGGATCACCGGCAAGCAGGTCGTCATCGCGACCGGTGCGCGCCCCTTCGTCCCCGAGGAGGTGCGCTCCTCCGGGGTGCCCTTCCACACCTCCGACTCGATCATGCGCATGGACGAGCTCCCGGCCAGCCTGGTCATCCTGGGCGGTGGGGTCATCGCCGCCGAGTTCGCGCACGTCTTTGCCAGCCTGGGCGTGCGGGTCAGCGTGGTGACCCGGGGCAAGGGCCTGCTCACCCACTTCGACAAGGACATCTCCGCCGCCTTCACCGACCTGGCCCGGGCCCAGTGGGACGTGCGGACCGGGGTGACCGTCGAGGCAGTACGCCAGGGGGGCGACGGCGTCGAGCTGCAGCTGAGCGACGGCATCGTCACCGGGGAGCTGCTGCTCGTGGCTACCGGGCGGGTCCCCAACAGCGACGACCTGGGGCTGGAGCA is a window encoding:
- a CDS encoding kynureninase produces the protein MAEHAQGTVDHVDQVPTRELARELDATDPLADYASCFERAEGVLAYFDGNSLGRPVAGTAEAMAQFVRHDWGSRLIRSWDEAWMRWPEETGDLLGAAALGAAAGQTVVADSTTVLLYKVLRALVDHQLAVDPGRTELVLDTDNFPTDRYVAQGVAAERGLVLRWIDVDTAAGVTADQVAETVGPRTGVVLLSHVAYRSGWLADAEAITGVVHEAGGMVLWDTCHSAGSVPIHADNWAWDAAVGCNYKYLNAGPGAPAHAYLASRHHDIPTLRQPIQGWMGRRDPFLMEAGYVPAQGIRALVSGTPPVAGMVPLRLALQMLQEAGIDAVRAKSLALTDFAARVVAAWPEGLGITVASPADHDRRGGHLTLRHSGFEQVNARLWARGVIPDFRAPDGLRLGLAPLSTTFVEVWDGLVAVREELERV
- a CDS encoding mycothione reductase yields the protein MSEDPTHFDLVIIGSGSGNSLVTPEFDLLRTAVVDRGVGSEDAFGGTCLNVGCIPTKMFVHTADIAATITDAARFGVDATLEGVRWRDIRDRVFGRIDAISEGGREYRRDAEHTEAYLGHARFVGDRELEVHITTPGGSHEVGSRHRITGKQVVIATGARPFVPEEVRSSGVPFHTSDSIMRMDELPASLVILGGGVIAAEFAHVFASLGVRVSVVTRGKGLLTHFDKDISAAFTDLARAQWDVRTGVTVEAVRQGGDGVELQLSDGIVTGELLLVATGRVPNSDDLGLEHTAVRTHRDGRVVVDEHGRTDVEGVWALGDVSSPYQLKHVANQEARVVAHNLVHPDDLQSFDHRYVPAAVFSRPQVATVGLTLDQARGQGYAVTTKTQRYGDVAYGWAMEDSTGLFTVVADRATGRLLGAHAMGPHASTLIQPVIQALSLAGPDGGPTAHELARGQYWIHPALTEVLENALLALDVEPEFDVTADYDPVGEDVPAT